From a single Pleurodeles waltl isolate 20211129_DDA chromosome 8, aPleWal1.hap1.20221129, whole genome shotgun sequence genomic region:
- the LOC138250440 gene encoding uncharacterized protein: MKRYNPIARKAASSGALNTIGRYYRTLAPLTMDENAQQGVPATQDTDVTGFEEELCYRLEKLNLKAVSTQISPIKGPDSDSNALKDELSVASNFIDIEDVEECVAPPNSPIYEDMGDQEATESEAVIVQPSGVSSGAVSAPMDLCDSQDFRGASECDANMENVAEESEPLEGSTPKVNAVNFYCLCCSRQSGSVTSQNKEPRKKCVCTYTSRDFEKEAPGVPWATIWPVKGFAAAAVNACVKRDYYDLCYGHKINAPQQDAHECLYDAYTPRIIRHICSRIDPHRVYKLLRVVYGLSAVKKGVHSDMIKVLAAAVNEIRYATEPCSKLDRMHGMCLHFDISMLERVIKRRMCDIYYKNRRMKSLAPRKLF, from the exons atgaagagatacaatccgatcgcaagaaaagcagcctcctcaggggccctgaacactattggtagatattaccggaccctcgcccctcttacgatggatgagaatgcacaacagggtgtccctgccacccaagataccgatgttaccggttttgaagaggaactttgctaccggcttgaaaagctcaacctcaaggctgtgtcgacccagatatcccctattaaggggcccgacagcgacagcaatgccttgaaagatgaattaagtgttgcatctaacttcatagacattgaagatgttgaagaatgtgtagcaccaccgaattcgcccatctatgaagacatgggcgaccaggaggccaccgagtcagaggccgttattgtacagccatcaggtgtaagctccggcgctgtttctgccccaatggacctctgcgactcccaggatttcagaggagcctctgagtgtgatgcgaatatggag aacgtagctgaagaaagtgagcctctagaagggtcaactccaaaggttaacgccgtaaatttttactgcttatgctgttccagacagtctggaagtgttacaagccagaacaaagagcctcgtaagaaatgtgtctgcacctacactagccgcgattttgaaaaggaagctccgggcgtaccctgggccaccatatggccagttaaaggttttgcagcggccgctgtgaacgcatgtgttaaacgggattattatgatctttgttacgggcataaaattaatgcgcCTCAACAGGATGCTCATGAAtgtttatacgatgcatacacaccaagaataattcgccacatttgtagtcggatagaccctcaccgggtatataagttgttaagggttgtgtatgggctgtcggctgtgaagaaaggtgtccacagtgatatgattaaggtcttggctgcggctgtcaatgagatccgatacgctactgagccctgctcaaaactcgaccgcatgcatggtatgtgtctccactttgacataagtatgttagaacgggttataaaaagacgaatgtgtgacatttattataaaaacagaagaatgaagtctctagccccacgaaagctgttttag